A DNA window from Janibacter sp. A1S7 contains the following coding sequences:
- a CDS encoding methionine synthase: MTIASAVGSWPGARPREAVVAVRDLLGDGIPHLPELPARGPGADVVGRGVAMLADLHVETQPYGWRFTDRAGRDEGRARGFLREDLDELAEAYDGWSGPLKVQVAGPWTLGASIELPRGERAVSDPGARRDIAGALAEGVRQHVAEVERLVPGASVVVQVDEPGLPAVLDGRLPTQSGYGRLRAVDRGEVRDGLRTIIDALQGHSTVVHCCSDDVPVTLLRETGATGICLDTSLVDDRRWEQLAEAVESGVTLWAGALPTSGESDWRTARDRLVDAWHRVGLPDGALGDLVITPACGLAGAPPSSAVSVLRTTRDLAAALTDVAAG, from the coding sequence GTGACGATCGCGTCCGCGGTCGGCTCGTGGCCGGGCGCTCGTCCCCGTGAGGCCGTCGTCGCCGTCCGCGACCTGCTCGGAGACGGCATCCCCCACCTGCCCGAGCTCCCCGCACGCGGCCCGGGCGCCGACGTCGTCGGCCGTGGCGTCGCGATGCTCGCCGACCTGCACGTGGAGACCCAACCGTACGGCTGGCGGTTCACCGACCGGGCCGGCCGGGACGAAGGGAGGGCCCGCGGCTTCCTGCGCGAGGACCTCGACGAGCTCGCCGAGGCCTACGACGGATGGAGCGGACCGCTGAAGGTCCAGGTCGCGGGTCCGTGGACGCTCGGTGCGAGCATCGAGCTGCCCCGCGGGGAACGGGCCGTCTCCGACCCGGGAGCGCGTCGGGACATCGCCGGGGCGCTCGCCGAGGGGGTGCGCCAGCACGTCGCCGAGGTCGAGCGACTCGTGCCGGGGGCCTCGGTGGTCGTGCAGGTCGACGAGCCCGGCCTGCCCGCCGTGCTGGATGGCCGCCTGCCGACCCAGTCCGGCTACGGCCGGTTGCGCGCCGTCGACCGCGGTGAGGTCCGCGACGGCCTGCGCACGATCATCGACGCGCTGCAGGGGCACTCGACCGTCGTGCACTGCTGCAGCGACGACGTGCCGGTGACGCTGCTGCGGGAGACCGGCGCCACCGGGATCTGTCTGGACACCTCGCTCGTCGACGACCGGCGCTGGGAGCAGCTGGCCGAGGCGGTCGAGTCCGGGGTCACCCTCTGGGCGGGGGCCCTGCCGACCTCGGGCGAGAGCGACTGGCGCACTGCCCGCGACCGGCTCGTCGATGCCTGGCACCGCGTCGGCCTGCCCGATGGCGCGCTGGGGGACCTCGTGATCACGCCCGCGTGCGGACTGGCCGGGGCGCCCCCTTCGTCCGCGGTCTCGGTCCTGCGCACCACCCGCGATCTCGCCGCGGCGCTGACCGACGTCGCGGCCGGCTGA
- a CDS encoding (2Fe-2S)-binding protein: protein MARITVDVDGMSYTHDVEPRTLLVHHLRETLGKTGTVVGCDTSNCGACTVLVDGESIKSCSVLAVQADGAEIETVEGLAAADGTMHPVQQAFHEHHGLQCGYCTPGMLMRSVCFVRENPDPSEDEVREGLKGNMCRCTGYQGIVSAVMAYSQAAGEQEAGR from the coding sequence ATGGCCCGCATCACCGTCGATGTCGATGGCATGAGCTACACCCACGACGTGGAACCCCGAACCCTGTTGGTGCACCATCTGCGCGAGACGCTGGGCAAGACCGGCACCGTGGTCGGGTGCGACACGAGCAACTGCGGTGCCTGCACCGTCCTCGTCGACGGGGAGAGCATCAAGTCCTGCTCCGTCCTGGCCGTGCAGGCGGACGGCGCCGAGATCGAGACCGTTGAAGGACTGGCCGCTGCCGACGGGACCATGCACCCGGTCCAGCAGGCCTTCCACGAGCACCACGGTCTGCAGTGCGGTTACTGCACGCCCGGGATGCTCATGCGCAGTGTGTGCTTCGTGCGGGAGAACCCCGATCCGTCCGAGGACGAGGTCCGTGAGGGGCTCAAGGGCAACATGTGTCGGTGCACCGGGTACCAGGGGATCGTCTCGGCGGTCATGGCCTACTCACAGGCCGCCGGCGAGCAGGAGGCAGGACGATGA
- a CDS encoding xanthine dehydrogenase family protein molybdopterin-binding subunit gives MTATSDAATDRDEQRPEIGRARLRREDARALTGRTRWTDDMTLPGMVHLSVLRSPVAHATITTLDTAPAARAPGVVGVWTGEDLPEQGAMPTAWTVSEDMKTPPYFPLSVGAVKHVGDIVAVVAAISKEAAEDALELIDVDYDELPVVVDPLAAKQEGSPLVHPDLGTNVCATWGLDSVSLGTGGDAAAAIREAESDPDQVVVRRTLRQNRITPAYIEPRSIVVDPTAEQVTMWSATQVPHIVRILMAMSQPIEEHELRVVAPDVGGGFGGKLQFTREEALVLLIARRLRVPCKYTETRSESMQSSHHARDQVQELTLAAKRDGTITALDVDLTADMGAYLGILTAGIPLLGGFMFTGIYRIPAYTFHCTDVFTNKTMTDAYRGAGKPEATFGIERMMDELAVELDLDPIEVRRRNWITPDEFPYATAAGLTYDSGNYDQATDKALEMFGYDELRAEQRRRREARDPVQLGIGVCTFVELSGLAPSRVLGGLNYGSGGWEHSSIRMLPTGKVEVVAGTTSHGQGHATAFSQIVADELGVPFDDIVLISGDTASSHKGMDTYGSRSLVVGGMAIVGAARKVVEKARPIAAHLLEASTDDLEFVGGRFSVRGTASGVTIQEVMLSTWLAHDLPEGLEPNLDADFTFDPENFSYPTGTHLAAVEVDTQTGRVTVRDYVCVQDVGVLVNPMIVDGQVHGGLTQGIAQALYEEIQYSQEGQLTSGTLADYLVPAAPDVLRYRTGTTVTEATTNTLGVKAVGETGATAAPPAIVNAVLDALRPLGVTDITMPCTPVKVWTAIHEASARTTEGAVTA, from the coding sequence ATGACCGCGACATCCGATGCCGCCACGGACCGGGACGAGCAGCGGCCCGAGATCGGTCGTGCGCGCCTGCGCCGTGAGGACGCCCGTGCCCTGACCGGTCGCACCCGCTGGACCGATGACATGACCCTGCCGGGGATGGTGCACCTGTCGGTGCTGCGGTCCCCGGTGGCGCACGCGACGATCACGACCCTGGACACCGCGCCGGCGGCCCGGGCCCCCGGCGTCGTCGGGGTCTGGACCGGTGAGGACCTGCCGGAGCAGGGAGCGATGCCGACGGCGTGGACCGTCAGCGAAGACATGAAGACGCCGCCGTACTTCCCGCTGAGTGTCGGGGCGGTCAAGCACGTCGGCGACATCGTGGCCGTCGTGGCAGCGATCTCCAAGGAGGCTGCGGAGGATGCCCTCGAGCTGATCGACGTCGACTACGACGAACTGCCGGTGGTCGTCGACCCGTTGGCGGCCAAGCAGGAGGGCAGTCCGCTCGTCCACCCGGACCTCGGCACGAACGTGTGCGCCACCTGGGGGCTGGACTCCGTCTCGCTCGGTACCGGCGGCGATGCGGCCGCGGCGATCCGAGAGGCCGAGTCCGACCCGGACCAGGTCGTCGTGCGCCGCACCCTCCGGCAGAATCGGATCACGCCCGCATACATCGAACCCCGGTCGATCGTGGTCGATCCCACCGCCGAGCAGGTGACGATGTGGTCGGCCACCCAGGTCCCGCACATCGTGCGCATCCTCATGGCGATGAGCCAGCCCATCGAGGAGCACGAGCTGCGGGTCGTGGCCCCGGACGTCGGCGGGGGATTCGGCGGCAAGCTGCAGTTCACCCGTGAGGAGGCCCTCGTGCTCCTCATCGCCCGGCGTCTGCGGGTGCCGTGCAAGTACACCGAGACCCGCAGCGAGTCGATGCAGTCCTCGCACCACGCCCGCGACCAGGTGCAGGAGCTGACCCTCGCCGCGAAGCGCGACGGCACGATCACCGCCCTGGACGTGGACCTCACCGCGGACATGGGGGCGTACCTGGGGATCCTCACGGCGGGGATCCCGCTGCTCGGCGGATTCATGTTCACCGGCATCTACCGGATCCCGGCCTACACCTTCCACTGCACCGACGTCTTCACCAACAAGACGATGACCGACGCCTACCGAGGGGCGGGGAAGCCGGAGGCGACCTTTGGCATCGAGCGGATGATGGACGAGCTGGCCGTCGAGCTGGACCTGGATCCGATCGAGGTGCGGCGACGCAACTGGATCACGCCCGACGAGTTCCCCTACGCCACCGCGGCCGGCCTGACCTACGACTCCGGCAACTACGACCAGGCCACCGACAAGGCGCTGGAGATGTTCGGCTACGACGAGCTGCGGGCCGAGCAGCGGCGTCGCCGCGAGGCACGGGACCCGGTCCAGCTCGGCATCGGGGTGTGCACCTTCGTCGAGCTGTCCGGCCTGGCCCCCAGCCGTGTGCTCGGTGGCTTGAACTACGGGTCGGGCGGCTGGGAGCACTCGAGCATCCGGATGCTGCCGACGGGCAAGGTCGAGGTCGTCGCAGGGACCACCTCTCACGGGCAGGGCCATGCCACCGCCTTCTCCCAGATCGTCGCGGACGAGCTGGGCGTCCCCTTCGACGACATCGTCCTCATCAGCGGTGACACCGCGTCCTCGCACAAGGGCATGGACACGTACGGGTCACGCTCGCTGGTGGTCGGCGGCATGGCCATCGTCGGGGCCGCTCGCAAGGTCGTGGAGAAGGCGAGGCCGATCGCCGCCCACCTGCTCGAGGCGAGCACCGACGACCTCGAGTTCGTGGGTGGGAGATTCTCGGTCAGGGGCACGGCCAGCGGGGTGACGATCCAGGAGGTCATGCTCAGCACCTGGCTCGCGCACGACCTTCCCGAGGGGCTGGAGCCGAATCTGGATGCGGACTTCACGTTCGACCCGGAGAACTTCTCCTACCCGACGGGGACCCACCTGGCGGCGGTCGAGGTCGACACGCAGACCGGACGCGTGACGGTCCGCGACTACGTCTGCGTCCAGGACGTGGGTGTCCTGGTCAACCCGATGATCGTCGACGGCCAGGTGCACGGTGGGCTGACCCAGGGCATCGCGCAAGCGCTGTACGAGGAGATCCAGTACTCCCAGGAGGGGCAGCTGACCAGCGGCACGCTGGCCGACTACCTCGTCCCTGCCGCTCCCGACGTCCTGCGCTATCGCACGGGGACCACGGTGACCGAGGCGACCACCAACACGCTGGGCGTCAAGGCGGTCGGCGAGACGGGTGCCACGGCAGCACCCCCGGCGATCGTCAACGCGGTCCTGGATGCGCTGCGGCCGCTCGGGGTCACCGACATCACGATGCCGTGTACGCCGGTGAAGGTGTGGACCGCGATCCACGAGGCATCCGCACGCACGACCGAGGGAGCGGTGACGGCATGA
- a CDS encoding ABC transporter permease, translating into MSTTSSTMVRSSVTANSTATRAFVGLLQRDTWNTVRHDLPGFLAQALLQPLAFLFVFGRVLPEIGAAGPDYGAQLLPGIIALTLVLTALQNVALPLVIEFSFTKEIEDRLLAPLAPWAVALEKLVFATLRAIVAAALILPLGALILPGGLQVQGAHWPLFVVLLVVGGFAGSAIGLVLGTVVPPNQINVIFAVALTPLIFTGSTFYPWQALDSLRWFQVVTLFNPLTYVSEGMRGTLTAAPHLPAGWIVVGLTIATAGFLLVGIRGFLRRAVD; encoded by the coding sequence ATGAGCACCACCAGCAGCACGATGGTCCGCAGCAGCGTGACCGCCAACTCCACGGCCACCAGGGCCTTCGTCGGCCTCTTGCAACGGGACACGTGGAACACCGTGCGTCACGACCTGCCCGGATTCCTGGCCCAGGCCCTGCTGCAGCCGCTGGCCTTCCTGTTCGTCTTCGGTCGGGTCCTGCCCGAGATCGGCGCGGCCGGACCTGACTACGGCGCCCAGCTGCTACCGGGCATCATCGCGCTGACCCTCGTGCTCACCGCCCTGCAGAACGTCGCGCTGCCCCTGGTCATCGAGTTCTCCTTCACCAAGGAGATCGAGGACCGGCTGCTGGCGCCACTGGCACCATGGGCCGTCGCCCTGGAGAAGCTGGTCTTCGCGACCCTCCGGGCGATCGTCGCGGCAGCCCTGATCCTGCCGCTCGGTGCCCTCATCCTGCCCGGCGGACTCCAGGTGCAGGGAGCACACTGGCCCCTCTTCGTCGTGCTGCTCGTCGTCGGTGGCTTCGCCGGGAGTGCGATCGGCCTCGTCCTGGGCACCGTGGTCCCGCCCAACCAGATCAACGTCATCTTCGCCGTCGCGCTCACGCCGCTGATCTTCACCGGATCGACCTTCTACCCCTGGCAGGCGTTGGACAGCCTGCGCTGGTTCCAGGTCGTGACGCTGTTCAACCCACTGACCTACGTCTCCGAGGGGATGCGCGGCACCCTGACCGCCGCACCGCACCTCCCGGCAGGATGGATCGTGGTCGGGCTGACGATCGCCACCGCCGGGTTCCTGCTGGTCGGGATCCGGGGCTTCCTCCGGCGCGCCGTCGACTGA
- a CDS encoding SDR family oxidoreductase: protein MEDQPLSGTVALVAGATRGAGRACAVELARAGALVHASGRSSRACGASEIERPETIEDTLDLIEAAGGAGVAEVVDHTDPDEVRTLVERIRERHGRLDVLVNDIFGGDRYAQFGTPLWEHDLAGGLRMLRMGIDTHVITSALALPLVLESGGGLLVEMTDGPSEVNTGYREGVGFYYDYVKGCIDRLITSLTAELAEQPVTVVGVTPGWLRSEAMLENVGVTEKTWQQAAATVPGFGASETPTYVARGVAALAADADVARHHGAVLTARQLSDEYGVRDVDGSRPDAWGLIRDLGWEDQPLGLLSDYR from the coding sequence ATGGAGGACCAGCCGTTGTCCGGAACCGTCGCCCTCGTCGCCGGAGCCACCCGGGGTGCCGGGCGGGCGTGTGCCGTCGAGCTCGCGCGGGCGGGGGCACTCGTCCACGCGAGCGGACGCAGCAGCCGCGCGTGCGGCGCGTCCGAGATCGAGCGGCCGGAGACCATCGAGGACACGCTCGACCTCATCGAGGCGGCCGGCGGCGCGGGCGTCGCCGAGGTGGTCGACCACACCGATCCGGACGAGGTGCGCACCCTCGTCGAGCGGATCCGCGAGCGCCACGGGCGGCTGGACGTCCTGGTCAACGACATCTTCGGCGGGGACCGGTACGCGCAGTTCGGCACCCCGCTGTGGGAGCACGACCTCGCCGGTGGCCTGCGGATGCTGCGGATGGGCATCGACACCCACGTCATCACCAGCGCGCTCGCTCTGCCTCTGGTGCTCGAGTCCGGCGGTGGGTTGCTCGTGGAGATGACCGACGGGCCGAGCGAGGTGAACACCGGGTACCGGGAGGGCGTCGGTTTCTACTACGACTACGTCAAGGGCTGCATCGACCGTCTCATCACGAGCCTGACGGCCGAGCTGGCGGAGCAGCCGGTCACGGTCGTGGGGGTGACGCCGGGATGGCTGCGCTCGGAGGCGATGCTGGAGAACGTCGGCGTCACGGAGAAGACGTGGCAGCAGGCCGCCGCGACGGTCCCGGGGTTCGGGGCCTCGGAGACACCGACCTACGTCGCACGGGGGGTGGCGGCCCTCGCTGCGGATGCTGACGTGGCACGTCACCACGGCGCCGTCCTCACCGCCCGGCAGCTGTCCGACGAGTACGGCGTGCGGGACGTCGACGGCTCCCGCCCGGACGCTTGGGGGCTCATCCGCGACCTCGGGTGGGAGGACCAGCCGCTGGGGCTGCTCAGCGACTACCGCTGA
- a CDS encoding cysteine desulfurase family protein: MTTYLDHAATTPMTPAAREAMVEQLAVVGNASSLHAPGRDARRTVEESREQIASALGARPSEIVFTSGGTEADNLAVTGSFRSARAADPRRTRVVVSAVEHHAVLDPVDHAVEHEGAQATFVVPGECGTVQPSDVRAAIETDPTDVAAVSVMWANNEVGTVQDVAAMAEIAHEHGVAFHTDAVQAVGHLPVDFAASGVDLMSVSAHKLGGPIGIGALVARRDARLIALSHGGGQERGIRSGTLDVASIRAFAVALTESVDRREEEARRVGGLRDRFLTGARALDLGIGVTGCWEVGDVTTRLPHNAHITIPGCEGDSMLYLLDAVGVAVSTGSACQAGIPQPSHVVLAMGRSEEEARGSLRVSFGWTSTEEDVDAILTALPEAVGRARRASGVA, translated from the coding sequence ATGACCACGTATCTCGATCACGCGGCGACCACGCCGATGACCCCGGCTGCCCGGGAGGCGATGGTCGAGCAGCTGGCAGTCGTCGGCAACGCCTCGAGTCTGCACGCGCCCGGCCGGGATGCGCGGCGCACCGTCGAGGAGTCCCGCGAGCAGATCGCCTCGGCGCTGGGCGCGCGGCCGAGCGAGATCGTCTTCACCTCCGGCGGGACCGAGGCCGACAACCTCGCGGTCACCGGCAGCTTCCGCTCCGCCCGCGCGGCCGACCCGCGACGCACCCGGGTCGTCGTCAGCGCGGTCGAGCACCACGCCGTCCTCGACCCCGTCGACCACGCCGTCGAGCACGAGGGTGCACAGGCGACCTTCGTGGTGCCGGGGGAGTGCGGCACCGTCCAGCCGAGCGACGTGCGCGCGGCGATCGAGACCGACCCCACCGACGTCGCCGCCGTGTCGGTGATGTGGGCGAACAACGAGGTCGGCACCGTCCAGGACGTCGCCGCCATGGCCGAGATCGCCCACGAGCACGGGGTGGCCTTCCACACCGATGCCGTGCAGGCCGTCGGTCACCTGCCCGTGGACTTCGCCGCGAGTGGTGTCGACCTGATGAGCGTGAGTGCCCACAAGCTCGGGGGACCGATCGGGATCGGTGCCCTCGTCGCCAGGCGGGACGCCCGCCTCATCGCGCTCAGCCACGGAGGCGGACAGGAGCGCGGTATCCGCTCCGGCACCCTTGACGTCGCCTCGATCCGCGCCTTCGCCGTGGCGCTCACCGAGTCGGTCGATCGAAGGGAGGAGGAGGCCCGCCGCGTCGGCGGGCTGCGCGACCGCTTCCTCACCGGGGCCCGGGCACTGGACCTCGGCATCGGCGTCACCGGTTGCTGGGAGGTCGGCGACGTGACGACCCGTCTGCCGCACAATGCCCACATCACCATCCCGGGCTGCGAAGGAGACTCGATGCTCTACCTGCTGGACGCGGTCGGCGTCGCCGTCTCGACCGGCTCGGCCTGCCAGGCCGGCATCCCGCAGCCCTCCCACGTCGTGCTCGCCATGGGCCGGTCCGAGGAGGAGGCACGCGGCTCCCTTCGCGTCTCCTTCGGCTGGACCTCCACCGAGGAGGATGTCGACGCGATCCTGACCGCCCTGCCCGAGGCGGTCGGCCGCGCCCGTCGCGCGAGCGGAGTGGCCTGA
- a CDS encoding ABC transporter ATP-binding protein, which produces MATTTSAPTRTDAVIEVSDLRKQYGARGPEALKGVSFTVAPGEIFGLLGPNGAGKTTTIGVLTTRVRPSSGSASIDGIDVATRPQEVKRRIAVMPQRANLDRALTARENLTFHGAYFGVGRAQRRRRADELLEEFGLADRATERVDNYSGGMAQRLMIARALMHQPVVLFLDEPTTGLDPQSRLFLWDRVAELRASGTTILLTTHDMAEADRLCDRIAIVDHGERIALDTPSGLRGLLPEGRGLDLIVRSDHDPVAAFESVGAVETIELDDDRWRVRCFGEPDLSAAITAAENDACDVLDVHRLEGSLEDVFVHLTGRELR; this is translated from the coding sequence GTGGCGACCACGACCAGCGCCCCCACCAGGACGGATGCGGTCATCGAGGTGTCCGATCTGCGCAAGCAGTACGGCGCCCGCGGCCCGGAGGCGCTCAAGGGCGTCAGCTTCACCGTCGCCCCGGGTGAGATCTTCGGTCTGCTCGGCCCCAACGGGGCGGGCAAGACCACGACCATCGGGGTGCTGACCACCCGCGTGCGTCCATCCAGTGGCTCGGCCTCGATCGACGGCATCGACGTGGCGACCCGACCGCAGGAGGTCAAGCGTCGGATCGCCGTCATGCCACAGCGCGCCAACCTCGACCGGGCCCTGACCGCGCGGGAGAACCTGACCTTCCACGGTGCCTACTTCGGGGTCGGCCGTGCGCAGCGGCGACGGCGAGCCGACGAGCTCCTCGAGGAGTTCGGCCTCGCCGACCGCGCCACGGAGCGGGTGGACAACTACTCCGGGGGGATGGCCCAGCGATTGATGATCGCCCGCGCCCTGATGCACCAACCGGTGGTGCTGTTCCTCGACGAGCCCACCACGGGCCTGGATCCCCAGTCGCGCCTCTTCCTGTGGGACCGGGTCGCCGAGCTGCGGGCGTCGGGAACCACCATTTTGCTGACCACTCACGACATGGCCGAGGCGGACCGGCTGTGCGACCGGATCGCGATCGTCGACCACGGCGAGCGCATCGCACTCGACACTCCCAGTGGTCTGCGCGGGCTGCTGCCCGAGGGGCGAGGGCTGGACCTGATCGTGCGCAGCGACCACGACCCGGTCGCAGCCTTCGAGTCGGTGGGCGCCGTCGAGACCATCGAGCTCGACGACGACCGATGGCGGGTGCGGTGCTTCGGTGAGCCGGACCTCTCCGCGGCGATCACGGCCGCGGAGAACGACGCCTGCGACGTACTCGACGTGCACCGGCTCGAGGGAAGCCTCGAGGACGTCTTCGTGCACCTGACCGGACGGGAACTGCGATGA
- a CDS encoding MFS transporter, whose amino-acid sequence MAGQNDADPRDVISEAHRWRVLWVLLVAIFMSLISVSIVNVALPSIQHGLDASDSDAQWVLAGYALTFGVVLVAAGRAGDLMGRGGIFVLGVSVFTIASVAAGLAPNADALNAARFVQGVGSGLLNPQGVGMIQQYFRGSERGKAFGYFGSVVGVAVGIGPVLGGLLIELGGPELGWRLTFLVNVPVGLLCLALALRWFPRPLLRRTAAGAPKASRSFDPIGSILLGLAVLATMFPFVEGRSSAWLWLLLPVGILLGWAWVKWEQHYRATGRAPMVDLDIFSIRSFTNGSVIVMLYFLGMTSIWVLVALYLQEGTGKSALQAGFIGVPSALISAYAASWAGRRVNRYGRKVVIGGLVFALVGLALSIVVVVLQAQGLVSEWWLLASLAFIGVGQGAVISPNQTLTLADIPLDYAGSSGAVMQTGQRIGTSIGIAVITSAAFATLGVSGSWSVAIAVGFGLIGLVVLMALAFAFKDQRDRTRHTAGEPSGVPDLATPGID is encoded by the coding sequence GTGGCGGGTCAGAACGACGCGGACCCTCGTGACGTGATCTCGGAGGCGCACCGCTGGCGGGTGCTGTGGGTGCTGCTCGTCGCGATCTTCATGTCGCTCATCAGCGTGAGCATCGTCAACGTCGCCCTCCCCTCCATCCAGCACGGCCTCGACGCCAGTGACTCGGACGCCCAGTGGGTGCTCGCCGGTTACGCCCTGACCTTCGGCGTCGTGCTCGTCGCTGCCGGACGCGCCGGCGACCTCATGGGGCGCGGCGGCATCTTCGTCCTCGGGGTCAGCGTCTTCACCATCGCGTCCGTCGCGGCCGGTCTGGCGCCCAATGCCGACGCGCTCAACGCGGCCCGCTTCGTCCAGGGCGTCGGCTCCGGCCTGCTCAACCCGCAGGGCGTCGGCATGATCCAGCAGTACTTCCGCGGGTCCGAGCGAGGGAAGGCCTTCGGCTACTTCGGCAGCGTCGTCGGGGTCGCGGTCGGCATCGGTCCGGTCCTCGGTGGCCTGCTCATCGAGCTCGGTGGACCCGAGCTGGGGTGGCGACTGACCTTCCTCGTCAACGTGCCCGTGGGCCTGCTCTGTCTCGCGCTCGCGCTGCGCTGGTTCCCGCGTCCGCTCCTGCGCCGCACCGCGGCGGGCGCGCCCAAGGCCTCCCGCTCCTTCGACCCGATCGGTTCGATCCTGCTCGGGCTGGCCGTGCTGGCGACGATGTTCCCCTTCGTCGAGGGTCGCTCGTCGGCGTGGCTGTGGCTGCTGCTGCCCGTCGGCATCCTCCTCGGGTGGGCCTGGGTGAAGTGGGAGCAGCACTACCGCGCCACCGGCCGGGCACCGATGGTCGATCTCGACATCTTCTCCATCCGCAGCTTCACCAACGGCAGCGTCATCGTCATGCTCTACTTCCTGGGCATGACGAGCATCTGGGTGCTCGTGGCGCTGTACCTGCAGGAGGGCACCGGCAAGAGCGCCCTCCAGGCCGGCTTCATCGGTGTCCCCTCCGCACTGATCTCCGCGTACGCCGCGAGCTGGGCCGGCAGACGGGTCAACCGCTACGGACGCAAGGTCGTCATCGGTGGCCTGGTCTTCGCGCTGGTCGGACTGGCGCTGAGCATCGTGGTCGTCGTGCTGCAGGCACAGGGCCTGGTGAGCGAATGGTGGCTGCTGGCGAGTCTGGCCTTCATCGGCGTCGGTCAGGGAGCCGTCATCAGCCCCAACCAGACCCTGACCCTGGCCGACATCCCGCTCGACTACGCCGGCAGCTCCGGAGCGGTGATGCAGACCGGACAGCGCATCGGCACCTCGATCGGCATCGCCGTCATCACCTCCGCCGCCTTCGCCACACTCGGCGTCAGCGGCAGCTGGTCGGTCGCGATCGCGGTCGGGTTCGGCCTCATCGGCCTGGTCGTGCTCATGGCGCTGGCCTTCGCGTTCAAGGACCAGCGGGACCGGACGAGGCACACCGCGGGTGAGCCCAGCGGAGTCCCTGACCTCGCCACCCCAGGCATCGACTGA
- the mnmA gene encoding tRNA 2-thiouridine(34) synthase MnmA, which translates to MRVVAAMSGGVDSAVAASRMIEAGHDVVGVHLALAKDAKTLREGARGCCTIEDAGDARRVADRLGIPFYVWDMATPFERDVVEDFVAEYEAGRTPNPCLRCNEKIKFAALLDKALALGFDAVATGHYAQIVHGPNGRELHRAVDDAKDQSYVLGVLDEEQLARAFFPLGDTTKPDIRAEAAGRGFAVAKKPDSHDICFISDGDTRGWLTRRLGEREGEIVDEGSGEVVGEHRGAYGFTVGQRRGLGLDRSGLDGAPRYVTRVEARSNRVFIGTADLLGSDEIEADHVRWCGPAASGRHRLGAQIRAHGEEIPALAEVWDDPAEGGGSRLRVRLDTAVRGAAPGQSIVLYDGTRVVGSGTISRAGRADRGPAHVGGGGRAEESTAPDRPRGGGAR; encoded by the coding sequence ATGCGTGTCGTCGCTGCCATGAGCGGCGGGGTGGACTCCGCCGTCGCCGCCTCCCGGATGATCGAGGCCGGTCACGACGTCGTGGGCGTGCACCTGGCGCTGGCCAAGGACGCCAAGACGCTGCGCGAGGGCGCTCGCGGGTGCTGCACGATCGAGGACGCCGGCGACGCCCGTCGCGTCGCCGACAGGCTCGGCATCCCGTTCTACGTGTGGGACATGGCCACCCCCTTCGAGCGGGACGTGGTCGAGGACTTCGTGGCCGAGTACGAGGCGGGCCGCACCCCGAACCCGTGCCTGCGCTGCAACGAGAAGATCAAGTTCGCCGCGCTGCTCGACAAGGCGCTCGCGCTGGGCTTCGATGCCGTCGCGACCGGGCACTACGCGCAGATCGTCCACGGCCCGAACGGCCGCGAGCTGCACCGCGCCGTCGACGACGCCAAGGACCAGTCCTACGTCCTGGGCGTGCTCGACGAGGAGCAGCTGGCCCGTGCGTTCTTCCCGCTGGGTGACACGACCAAGCCGGACATCCGGGCGGAGGCTGCCGGGCGCGGCTTCGCGGTCGCCAAGAAGCCGGACAGCCACGACATCTGCTTCATCTCCGACGGCGACACCCGAGGCTGGTTGACCCGGCGGCTCGGGGAGCGCGAGGGCGAGATCGTCGACGAGGGGTCCGGCGAGGTCGTCGGGGAGCACCGTGGCGCCTACGGGTTCACCGTCGGTCAGCGGCGCGGTCTCGGGCTCGACCGCTCGGGCCTGGACGGAGCGCCGCGCTACGTGACGCGGGTCGAGGCCCGGTCCAACCGGGTCTTCATCGGCACGGCCGACCTGCTGGGGAGCGACGAGATCGAGGCCGACCACGTGCGCTGGTGCGGTCCGGCCGCCTCCGGCCGCCACCGCCTCGGGGCCCAGATCCGCGCCCACGGTGAGGAGATCCCCGCGCTCGCGGAGGTCTGGGACGACCCTGCCGAAGGGGGCGGGTCCCGCTTGCGGGTCCGCCTGGACACCGCGGTCCGCGGCGCGGCACCCGGCCAGTCGATCGTCCTCTACGACGGTACCCGCGTCGTCGGGTCCGGCACGATCAGCCGCGCCGGTCGTGCGGACCGTGGCCCCGCGCACGTCGGTGGTGGTGGACGTGCCGAGGAATCCACCGCGCCTGACCGTCCACGCGGGGGAGGAGCTCGGTGA